From one Lineus longissimus chromosome 3, tnLinLong1.2, whole genome shotgun sequence genomic stretch:
- the LOC135484617 gene encoding WD repeat-containing protein on Y chromosome-like, whose protein sequence is MNAGKLEEQITNEKLRNLQRLFEEADEDGGGGLDIDEFRIAMQQTMPGVDAHELEIIFMKVDTNCDGTVDWDEYLSYMLLEYKEKDQMTSMLQEKPFPKPLREISSNHRDDICRITFLPTLQNKHDNRSDKVDFLHGRYLSVSREGVVNFWSLEMNNLKTNVLEYTKDKTLWVTDLVCLPNVSMLAIASTERDVSLLDLNANKFDRSYRISGLDHCVLSMDYWFDNKNLNNAVLMWGDAGGNVCAIVFKECMNSGGLFANYAGKKVSIGQRIPIGELLKGKVKGVTAHKLTALHDDWICQVRFFPTLDCFISCCVSGPTAMYMGDLGQKKVTSYFVNRKGILCFDYDKVSNIIVTGGMDHLVRVWNPYVNSKAIVVFKGHTKAVEHVIINPVNEQVISIAKDKTIRVYNLSDQSCAQTIPGSKITIGPHYITAVFLNARTQSLILGTNQLAIFERKDEERQQVVKTHNAPITSAIYNTLFNQVVIGCHESTVSVWDLNTGEKVIQYTNAHKITEKGEEKGIEITAMVFDPTGRRLITGARDGTVKIWNFNNGAMLREFETVGDSEITGLVCPRQRILISGWNRRVTSYIDAKDMEDEEPTVWDVKHHDDILSMAHNGSSSLATGSYDGDVILWSLETGQVLCRLNPREGTKPQTVVKPIKQPRPPTAFSMTSRGVTDMNQEQLSSLVPSSNQDTPRAVERERTFMSVKEWVNEKSKNRKTLLPASSSGRRSQQEEDPSVKLPDLGTKSRNLVQSSVDQHPVYMEEKSSGGWKSKDGTKSLDGAATISSEEAVPATPRNEHDQPVTVRTSYSAADDDEEDGRSYSIDKVLFLTRREVGMDTATLMTGGGEGWVRAWSVHHKGGLLGQFVAVHKPDECVTSMFVDPRNEFLATGDSAGYVKVWDISDYCISDEQFAKIFPGDRKKMKEERQRRFPYFRFDKKTKEIRDRCIAFDQLPTPNNNSDPLRTMKMPVLLNSFRAHLKSITCLDFIEKRDMIISSSSDCSARLWTLCGRYIGTFGQTRPWDIRPVEKPKDLPYYAPSDVKKVGSAATLQVLKGGTRNRWKMARNVVLLWILKSKKDSYGNIKSFHDIEPQREESPVSVVSESILGKYYKPKVRHKIAPTLPPIKHSQNQVVVYSSLPFNDLTPQEECEASTELKEIQKRHNLTTSLDQGGSSKFAQKTRPALQGRRLFQRSVTKGSMVANNGRMDIEAVLSAMKGRAADNAGERLSTVVLGPGKNKADPARHQPLRSLNESADEKRKGNRFI, encoded by the exons ATGAACGCTGGTAAACTGGAGGAACAAATCACCAATGAAAAACTACGGAATCTTCAGCGGCTGTTTGAGGAAGCTGATGAAGATGGTGGAGGTGGCCTGGATATTGATGAATTCCGGATAGCTATGCAGCAAACGATGCCTGGAGTTGATGCACATGAACTCGAGATCATATTCATGAAAGTTGACACAAATTGCGACGGGACAGTTGACTGGGATGAATACCTTTCCTACATGTTGCTGGAGTATAAGGAAAAAGATCAGATGACATCGATGCTGCAGGAAAAACCGTTCCCCAAACCTCTGCGAGAAATCTCCAGTAACCATCGCGACGACATCTGCCGCATCACATTCCTGCCAACACTGCAAAACAAACATGATAACCGCTCAGACAAGGTGGACTTCCTTCATGGACGTTATTTATCCGTCAGTCGTGAGGGTGTTGTGAACTTCTGGTCTCTTGAGATGAACAATCTGAAGACGAATGTGCTGGAATACACTAAAGACAAAACGTTGTGGGTGACCGATCTCGTCTGTTTGCCAAATGTGAGCATGCTTGCTATCGCGTCCACGGAACGGGACGTCTCTCTCTTAGACCTCAACGCGAACAAATTCGACCGGAGCTATCGGATCAGCGGACTGGACCACTGCGTGCTGAGTATGGACTACTGGTTCGATAACAAGAATCTCAACAATGCTGTGCTCATGTGGGGAGACGCCGGGGGTAACGTCTGTGCTATCGTGTTCAAGGAATGTATGAACAGTGGAGGACTGTTTGCGAATTACGCGGGTAAGAAGGTATCAATCGGTCAGAGGATTCCCATAGGAGAATTGCTAAAGGGAAAGGTGAAAGGCGTCACTGCGCATAAGTTGACGGCCTTGCATGACGACTGGATATGTCAGGTCCGTTTCTTCCCTACTCTAGACTGTTTCATTTCGTGCTGTGTCTCCGGCCCGACTGCCATGTACATGGGTGACCTTGGGCAGAAGAAGGTCACATCTTATTTTGTGAACAGGAAAGGCATCTTGTGTTTTGACTATGACAAAGTGAGTAACATCATAGTGACGGGTGGAATGGATCATTTAGTAAGGGTGTGGAATCCATACGTTAATAGCAAAGCGATTGTGGTCTTTAAGGGCCACACGAAGGCTGTAGAACACGTGATCATCAACCCAGTAAATGAGCAGGTCATCAGCATCGCTAAAGACAAGACGATCCGGGTGTACAACCTGTCTGATCAAAGTTGCGCGCAAACCATACCGGGGAGCAAGATTACGATCGGACCTCACTATATTACGGCAGTGTTCTTGAACGCGAGGACACAGTCTCTTATACTCGGAACGAACCAGTTGGCTATCTTCGAGCGCAAGGACGAAGAACGTCAACAGGTGGTCAAAACACACAACGCACCAATCACATCGGCGATTTACAATACATTGTTCAACCAGGTTGTGATTGGATGTCATGAATCGACTGTCAGCGTATGGGATTTGAACACAGGAGAGAAAGTGATCCAGTACACAAATGCGCACAAGATCACTGAGAAGGGAGAAGAGAAAGGCATTGAGATTACTGCGATGGTGTTTGACCCGACGGGCCGGAGACTGATCACGGGCGCGCGGGACGGGACGGTGAAGATTTGGAACTTTAATAACGGAGCTATGCTCCGGGAGTTCGAGACAGTTGGAGACTCTGAAATTACTGGTTTGGTCTGTCCGAGACAGAGGATACTGATCAGCGGCTGGAACAGGAGGGTGACATCCTACATCGACGCGAAAGACATGGAGGACGAGGAGCCGACGGTTTGGGATGTGAAACATCATGATGATATCTTGTCGATGGCGCACAATGGCTCCAGCAGTCTTGCGACTGGGTCCTACGACGGCGACGTCATTCTATGGTCGCTTGAGACCGGACAAGTTCTATGCAGGTTGAATCCGCGCGAAGGCACAAAACCTCAAACCGTCGTGAAACCAATCAAACAACCTCGACCACCAACCGCGTTCTCGATGACTTCGCGTGGTGTCACGGATATGAATCAGGAGCAACTGTCCTCCTTGGTACCCAGCAGCAACCAAGATACGCCCAGGGCAGTTGAGAGGGAGAGGACATTCATGTCAGTCAAAGAGTGGGTGAACGAGAAAAGCAAGAATCGCAAGACACTCTTGCCGGCGTCTTCATCAGGAAGACGATCACAACAAGAGGAAGACCCATCTGTCAAATTACCCGACCTCGGCACTAAAAGCCGAAATCTGGTCCAGTCATCGGTTGATCAACATCCAGTTTACATGGAAGAAAAGAGTTCTGGAGGTTGGAAATCGAAGGATGGTACAAAGTCTCTAGATGGCGCAGCGACCATATCGAGCGAGGAAGCGGTCCCCGCAACTCcaagaaatgaacatgatcaGCCCGTTACCGTTCGAACAAGCTAtagtgctgctgatgatgatgaagaggacgGCAGGTCTTACTCCATTGATAAAGTGTTATTCTTGACTAGACGGGAGGTTGGTATGGATACGGCAACCTTGATGACCGGTGGTGGAGAAGGTTGGGTCAGAGCATGGTCCGTACACCACAAAGGTGGCCTCCTGGGACAGTTTGTTGCGGTGCACAAGCCAGACGAGTGCGTCACATCTATGTTCGTTGATCCACGCAATGAGTTCCTGGCGACTGGAGATTCAGCAGGGTACGTCAAGGTCTGGGACATAAGTGATTACTGTATCTCGGATGAACAATTCGCAAAGATCTTCCCAGGTGACAGGAAAAAAATGAAGGAGGAAAGACAGAGGAGGTTCCCATATTTCAGATTTGATAAAAAGACCaaagagattcgggacagatgTATTGCCTTCGATCAGCTCCCGACTCCGAATAATAACAGTGACCCGCTACGGACGATGAAGATGCCTGTATTACTCAACTCTTTCCGTGCTCATTTGAAATCAATCACTTGTCTCGACTTCATCGAGAAAAGGGATATGATTATATCGAGCAGCTCTGATTGTTCTGCTCGACTCTGGACACTTTGCGGACGCTACATCGGAACATTTGGCCAAACAAGACCGTGGGATATTAGACCGGTTGAGAAGCCAAAGGATTTGCCGTATTATGCGCCTTCAGACGTCAAAAAGGTTGGGTCCGCTGCCACGCTACAAGTCTTGAAGGGAGGCACTAGGAACAGGTGGAAGATGGCACGTAACGTCGTGCTACTGTGGATCCTCAAGTCCAAGAAGGATAGCTATGGCAACATAAaaagttttcatgacattgAACCGCAAAGGGAGGAATCGCCTGTCAGCGTGGTCAGCGAAAGCATCCTTGGGAAATACTACAAACCTAAAGTTCGACATAAGATTGCACCAACATTGCCACCTATCAAACATTCGCAAAACCAG GTGGTGGTTTACTCGAGTCTCCCCTTCAACGACCTTACCCCACAAGAGGAGTGCGAGGCATCTACAGAATTGAAAGAAATCCAAAAACGACATAATTTGACGACATCACTAGACCAAGGTGGCAGTTCGAAATTCGCACAAAAG ACCCGCCCTGCCCTTCAAGGTCGGCGATTGTTCCAAAGGAGTGTCACAAAGGGCTCCATGGTAGCCAACAATGGACGGATGGATATTGAAGCGGTGCTTTCCGCCATGAAGGGACGAGCAGCAGACAATGCAGGAGAGAGATTGTCAACAGTTGTTCTAGGGCCGGGCAAAAATAAAGCAGATCCTGCCCGACACCAACCGCTGAGATCCTTGAACGAATCCGCAGACGA